The Trichoplusia ni isolate ovarian cell line Hi5 chromosome 17, tn1, whole genome shotgun sequence genome includes a region encoding these proteins:
- the LOC113502593 gene encoding peroxidase-like isoform X1: protein MFSAFLSYVLPQQDRKAVIMLKFIYLFNFCWLLCGVHAVVYDSITGEPATEAQLNYYRERNNLEICTVNIKPCDKNEWKRLDGSCNNLKYPSVGTQRTPTTRILPPILGPNYNPVDTVDGKPFPLARRVRCELLSEGKASDLTTTQLVSYYTLFASADINSLHDVFNYMQYILYCCEEKGKFDYMCTPNKIPKDDPVHRYSGIRCMNLTRPESFQTHGCLENGTTFVRMTTATPVFDLSQVYNAMTTSEDLRVYKNGLVKMEIDHGKLFPPSTNDSGNCFLNEPPRETRCNRAHFNTAIGPVFFAIIFYRYHNFIANELHALNPCWDDDRLYYTARDINIAISMQILYYEVMPILMGRENMIRDGIILDHDGFRDWYDEDVLPQMSDEFPYSLRWLHTIQEADVKLYDGDGYYLNTVPMINVSLRTGWLPLDYNMEKFTQGSFRQFSGAYDHIIDFDMSERVLGGISVSSDVSTSDLSKGRYFGLQPYVNYRQHCTGRSYTTFWHLKDAISTERIHRLMQMYHDVRDVELMSGLWSEKPVPGGMVPHTMYCLCAEQMLRSVISDRHWYERADRPHAFTLEQLKSVRKVTVAGVLCDVGDSVTQIQPSAFESISKANRITSCSSSKIGTLDVSAWKDSECS, encoded by the exons atgttcAGCGCGTTCCTTTCGTATGTCTTGCCTCAGCAAGATAGGAAGGCGGTTATaatgttaaagtttatttatttgtttaatttttgttggtTGTTATGTGGAGTGCATGCTGTAGTTTATGACAGTATAACTGGAGAACCTGCTACCGAGGCTCAGTTGAATTACTATCGGGAACGAAACAATCTGGA GATATGTACAGTTAATATAAAACCCTGTGATAAAAATGAGTGGAAGCGTTTGGATGGATCCTGCAACAACCTCAAATATCCTAGTGTTGGTACGCAGAGGACTCCAACAACCAGAATTCTACCACCAATATTAGGTCCAA ATTACAATCCCGTGGATACAGTTGATGGCAAGCCCTTTCCACTCGCCAGGAGAGTTCGTTGCGAGCTCCTGTCTGAAGGCAAAGCTTCTGATTTGACGACCACCCAACTCGTTTCATACTACACGCTATTCGCATCTGCTGATATTAATTCACTTCATGATGTTT TTAACTATATGCAGTACATACTGTACTGTTGTGAGGAAAAGGGGAAGTTTGACTACATGTGTACACCAAACAAGATCCCGAAAGACGACCCCGTGCACCGGTACTCAGGAATAAGATGTATGAACCTCACCAGGCCGGAGAGCTTCCAGACACACGGCTGTCTTGAGAATGGAACTACGTTTGTCAGA ATGACCACCGCAACCCCAGTATTCGACCTCTCTCAAGTGTACAACGCAATGACAACTTCCGAAGATCTGAGGGTCTATAAGAACGGTTTGGTCAAAATGGAAATAGATCACGGGAAATTATTTCCTCCTTCTACTAATGATAGTGGAAACTGCTTTCTAAACGAACCTCCGAGAGAGACACGATGCAATCGAGCTC attttaatACAGCCATCGGTCCAGTTTTCTTTGCGATCATATTTTATAGGTACCACAATTTCATAGCTAATGAATTACACGCACTAAATCCGTGCTGGGATGATGATCGATTATACTACACGGCTCGAGACATCAACATAGCTATATCGATGCAGATATTGTACTATGAAGTAATGCCTATTCTTATGG GTAGAGAGAACATGATCAGAGATGGAATAATACTTGATCATGACGGGTTCAGAGACTGGTACGATGAAGATGTTCTGCCGCAGATGTCGGACGAGTTTCCTTACTCTCTGAGGTGGCTTCATACTATACAAGAGGCTGACGTCAA GTTGTATGACGGCGATGGATATTATTTGAACACTGTACCGATGATTAATGTGTCTCTGCGAACTGGGTGGCTACCGCTCGATTACAACATGGAAAAGTTTACTCAAGGCAGCTTCAGGCAGTTCAGCGGCGCATATGACCATATCATTGATTTCGAT atgtCCGAAAGAGTTTTAGGCGGGATCAGTGTATCGTCGGATGTATCGACGAGCGACTTGTCTAAGGGTCGGTACTTCGGGCTGCAGCCTTACGTCAACTACAGACAACATTGTACCGGTCGCTCATATACCACGTTCTGGCACCTGAAAGATGCTATAAGCACGGAG CGCATCCACCGTCTCATGCAAATGTATCACGATGTGAGGGACGTGGAACTGATGAGTGGGTTATGGTCGGAGAAGCCTGTCCCGGGGGGGATGGTCCCTCACACCATGTACTGTCTGTGTGCCGAACAAATGTTACGGTCCGTCATCTCAGATAGACATTGGTACGAACGAGCAGATCGACCGCATGCTTTTACATTGG AACAATTAAAATCAGTACGTAAGGTTACGGTAGCTGGCGTTTTGTGTGACGTGGGCGATTCCGTGACGCAGATACAACCTTCTGCCTTCGAAAGCATATCTAAAGC AAATCGAATAACAAGTTGCAGTTCATCAAAGATTGGAACACTGGATGTGTCTGCTTGGAAAGATTCGGAATGCAGTTGA
- the LOC113502593 gene encoding peroxidase-like isoform X2, with protein sequence MFSAFLSYVLPQQDRKAVIMLKFIYLFNFCWLLCGVHAVVYDSITGEPATEAQLNYYRERNNLEICTVNIKPCDKNEWKRLDGSCNNLKYPSVGTQRTPTTRILPPILGPNYNPVDTVDGKPFPLARRVRCELLSEGKASDLTTTQLVSYYTLFASADINSLHDVFNYMQYILYCCEEKGKFDYMCTPNKIPKDDPVHRYSGIRCMNLTRPESFQTHGCLENGTTFVRMTTATPVFDLSQVYNAMTTSEDLRVYKNGLVKMEIDHGKLFPPSTNDSGNCFLNEPPRETRCNRAHFNTAIGPVFFAIIFYRYHNFIANELHALNPCWDDDRLYYTARDINIAISMQILYYEVMPILMGRENMIRDGIILDHDGFRDWYDEDVLPQMSDEFPYSLRWLHTIQEADVKLYDGDGYYLNTVPMINVSLRTGWLPLDYNMEKFTQGSFRQFSGAYDHIIDFDMSERVLGGISVSSDVSTSDLSKGRYFGLQPYVNYRQHCTGRSYTTFWHLKDAISTEVILSDIV encoded by the exons atgttcAGCGCGTTCCTTTCGTATGTCTTGCCTCAGCAAGATAGGAAGGCGGTTATaatgttaaagtttatttatttgtttaatttttgttggtTGTTATGTGGAGTGCATGCTGTAGTTTATGACAGTATAACTGGAGAACCTGCTACCGAGGCTCAGTTGAATTACTATCGGGAACGAAACAATCTGGA GATATGTACAGTTAATATAAAACCCTGTGATAAAAATGAGTGGAAGCGTTTGGATGGATCCTGCAACAACCTCAAATATCCTAGTGTTGGTACGCAGAGGACTCCAACAACCAGAATTCTACCACCAATATTAGGTCCAA ATTACAATCCCGTGGATACAGTTGATGGCAAGCCCTTTCCACTCGCCAGGAGAGTTCGTTGCGAGCTCCTGTCTGAAGGCAAAGCTTCTGATTTGACGACCACCCAACTCGTTTCATACTACACGCTATTCGCATCTGCTGATATTAATTCACTTCATGATGTTT TTAACTATATGCAGTACATACTGTACTGTTGTGAGGAAAAGGGGAAGTTTGACTACATGTGTACACCAAACAAGATCCCGAAAGACGACCCCGTGCACCGGTACTCAGGAATAAGATGTATGAACCTCACCAGGCCGGAGAGCTTCCAGACACACGGCTGTCTTGAGAATGGAACTACGTTTGTCAGA ATGACCACCGCAACCCCAGTATTCGACCTCTCTCAAGTGTACAACGCAATGACAACTTCCGAAGATCTGAGGGTCTATAAGAACGGTTTGGTCAAAATGGAAATAGATCACGGGAAATTATTTCCTCCTTCTACTAATGATAGTGGAAACTGCTTTCTAAACGAACCTCCGAGAGAGACACGATGCAATCGAGCTC attttaatACAGCCATCGGTCCAGTTTTCTTTGCGATCATATTTTATAGGTACCACAATTTCATAGCTAATGAATTACACGCACTAAATCCGTGCTGGGATGATGATCGATTATACTACACGGCTCGAGACATCAACATAGCTATATCGATGCAGATATTGTACTATGAAGTAATGCCTATTCTTATGG GTAGAGAGAACATGATCAGAGATGGAATAATACTTGATCATGACGGGTTCAGAGACTGGTACGATGAAGATGTTCTGCCGCAGATGTCGGACGAGTTTCCTTACTCTCTGAGGTGGCTTCATACTATACAAGAGGCTGACGTCAA GTTGTATGACGGCGATGGATATTATTTGAACACTGTACCGATGATTAATGTGTCTCTGCGAACTGGGTGGCTACCGCTCGATTACAACATGGAAAAGTTTACTCAAGGCAGCTTCAGGCAGTTCAGCGGCGCATATGACCATATCATTGATTTCGAT atgtCCGAAAGAGTTTTAGGCGGGATCAGTGTATCGTCGGATGTATCGACGAGCGACTTGTCTAAGGGTCGGTACTTCGGGCTGCAGCCTTACGTCAACTACAGACAACATTGTACCGGTCGCTCATATACCACGTTCTGGCACCTGAAAGATGCTATAAGCACGGAGGTAATACTTTCAGATATTGTTTGA